The genomic DNA gcatatacccaaataatgcattttcatgcaacaaggacatatgttcaaccatgttcatagtagcattgtttgtaatggccagaacctagaagcaacctaggtgtccctcaactgaagaatggatagagaaaatgtggtacatttatacaatggagtctactcagcagaaaaaagcaatggaatcttgaaattcacaggcaaatggatggaactagaagaaacgatcctgagtgaggtaacccagtcacaaaaagacaaacatggtatgtactcactcatatatgaattttagacatagaacaaaggatcaccagcctacaatcctcttcaccaaaggaactaggaaacaagaaggactctaagagaaaaatgcatggtccctggagaattgGAAgagccaggatctcctaagctaattgggagcatgagggtaggggagagggagctggcagaatgtaaggaggagaagaggaggggagaggaggaaatggaggaacagaaagtttgaattgggggaagaatagaggagagcaggatgagagataccataacagagggagccattacattataggtccgaggagagacctggcactagggagatttccaaagatctacaaggatgacaccaacacagtctaggcaatggcagagaggctaccctaaatgcaattcccctataatgagactgatgactactttatatgccatcctagagccctcatccagtggctgatggaagcagaggcagacacccacagataaacactgaactgaactctggaacccagttgcagagagggagaaatgaaaatcaaggtggtcgggaccaggctggtgaatcccacagaggcagctaacctgaacaagggggagcacatggcccccagtctgctgtttgggaggccatcacgggactgatccagacccctgaacgtggatgtcagttaggagggcttggcaccctatggggcctctggtagtggatcagtgtttttccctagtgtaagaagggactttgagagcccatcccatgtgaagggatgatctctcagcctggacacatgggggagggcctaggccctgcccaggataatgttgtggaatttggggagcccccgtggagggccctaccctccatggggagcagaggtggGAAGGGGACAGGGGGCTGGTGAGGGGGTTGggggatgaggagagggagaagggattgacatatgaaattataattttgtaaaaattttaaaaaatgcctgaaTGTAGCTAGACTTGGGCTAATGCAAATACTTGGcaattacagtttttaaaaaagccaatgtaatgatgcctaatgatattttgATGTACTCATAGATGGGTGACTACCCACTTTTCATCAGAGAGACTttatctagcaactgatggaaaagGGAccaacagccaaacattaggccaagctcaGGGAACCCTACTGAAGAGAAGGTGAAGTATTTTAGGAGATGGAGAAgtcaaagacatcacaagaaaatccacagaatcaactaacctggactcacaggagctcacagagtctgaaattaagtgagcctgcatgggactgacctaagcctTGGTCTTCTTGCAGGATTCCTAACAAtggaagcaggggctgtctctaactcttttgctggcttttgatCCCTCTTCCTCACATTGGGTCACCTTGCCCAACCTtcatacaaggggaggtgcttagtcttactgcaacttgatatgccaagtTTTGTTGATATCTATGCAAGGCTGACCCTTttttgaacagaaatggagggggCATGGATTGgtgagcagaggcagcaggaagagagggggagggaaaactgcaggtaggatgtaaaataaataactttaaaataaaaaatgaatgtaagTATCAAGGGTCTGGGTatatggctcagtagataagggCATCAGCTGTTTCTCATAAGACCAGAATCCTACCACCTGTGAGTCCAGCTTCAAGGGCTCCAACATCTTCTGGCTTGTACAGGcacccacacatgtatacacctACGCAAACATAGAGATGGGGGTggcagacggacagacagaccaacagagagaaagcaaaggaaagaaagaggaaggaaaattaaAGTTATAACCAGTTGACATGATGGTGTGAATGGAGAAAAATCTCACATGGTCCTATCCCTAGATGAAGAGTTACAAGAATTTAATGAGTGAGAGAAGACGACTCAGTCTTCTCTAGCAACTCTAACAGGTTAtctaatcccaagtggtcagctgttgtggaatatttgtttaactatgcgaagatgtgttgcatttgtttaactgtgtaacgatgtgttgctgttttaccttgcctgcctaaggcacctgactggtctaataaaaagccaaaGAGCCAATAGTGATGGAGGAGGTGTAAGAGGGACTTCCAGGCAAGGGTAATgagtaggaggaagaatttaggctcaggggagaaagaaaaagagacaccagggagacgacagggccagacagacagacagacacagaggaagcagggaaataggacatacagaatgaaagaaaggtaaaaagaccCGAGGCAAagagtagatgaagagaaacaggttaaattgaGGTAGAAGAGCAAGTGAGACAAGCCAAAGCTTGTCTTCACTTactgcattattattattattattattattaatcataatcattattaattatcataatcattattaattatgaagctAAGACttcgtaattaataataagtctctgtgtcttttttggaagatggttggtggcccaaagaaaaagtCAGCTctaaacacatgtgcatatgagcaacactaaatgggctCCGAAGACTGGACTTATACAGTCATGAGTGTATTTATACACACGCACAGACAGGAGTGTATCCAGCAAgaattaaagaagaggtcatgaattcgAGAGGAAGTGGGGGACATGGAAGAAGTTGGTTGCGGAGAGGGAGgggtaaaataaattaatacagtATTCATCTGAGAAATTCGCCAAAatccttttcaaatttttattttaaaaatttctataaGGATATCTGGTTCAAGGAGTAGGATTCGGATGTAACTGTCCATTGGTAATATTCTAAGTCAGACAGATGACTATGCTTAGATAACGTGTCTATTATAGAACAGGACCCCAGCCAGTGGCAAATCTGCTGAGGAGGGAACCTGGCAACATTTATGTAGGCAAGATGTCAATAGTCTTGCTGAGTATGGCAGACGACAGGAAGGGGACCCAATCCCAGCAGTGTGACTTGGGTGAAAGCCAAGACTCAGATACAACAAATGAGGAAGGACAAAGTAAAGGAGGGCTCTCAAGTCAGGATCACATCAGCAAGAGCTGCTGCTGACCCTGCTGATGACTTGCCAGCCCCATGAGTACATACGGTTAAAATGGCCGCACTGTTGCTCAGTGATTTTCAATTAAAGTTGAAAATGAGGCTAGATAGTTCAGTTGTGGCTGACTTCCTCATTTTGGATACATATTCATCTCTTCTATACTATGAACTTTATTGGATATTTAACTTACAGGACTTCAGCTATTGCAGGATTATAAATAGTGACTACTATCTATCAAGTGTGTATCACATCCTGGATTCTGCTAAGTATTATAGTGTCTTTCATAAATCTTGAAGcaaagttataaaaatgaaaactgcatTCATTAACCTTTTGCTCCTGTGGCAAAACCCTTGAGATAATTAacttaaaaagaaggaagggttatTTTAGGTCAGTTTCAAAAGCTGTAGTCCATAGTCACTTGGCCTGGTCACCCTGGGTCTGTGCTGAGGCAACAGATGATGACAGGGTAATATGGAGAGCAACCTGCTCTCATGGAAGACAGGAAATAAGAGAAAAGAGATCAAAATTCTGTAAACCCCTTCCAAGACAGGCCCCCAGGGATCTAAGACTACTGAATCCCACGTGTTAAAGGTTTTAATATCTTCCAATGGTGCCAAAATGAGAACCAAACCTTCAACACAACAGCCTTGAAGAGACATTCCAGGTGGAAATTCTAACACAAAACCTTCTATTTGTATAtgagataggtaggtaggtagatagatagatagatagatagatagatagatagatagataatagatagatagacagacagatagtagatagatagatagatagatagatagatagatagatagatagatgatagatagacaggtgatagatagtagatagatagatagatagatagatagatagatagatagatagacagtagatagatagatagacagacagacagacagacagatgctaaGACCTGGATTGTATGATTGCTTTGTTTGTTATCATAGAGCAAATAAActccaagagctggagagatggctcaagagttaagagcacttactgctcttgcagaatacCTTTTGGTCAGTTCACAGCCCACCATAGCAAGTCACAACTATCCATCACTCCAGTTACAAGACAGTCAGTGTCTTCTTCAGATCACTGaggacaccagacatgcacatccacgtaagcaaaacacccacacataaaataaatctcaaaagatATGTAAGATCAATAACAGTATGATTCAAGCTACACTCCTTTTACTATAGGATGCTTTTAcctaatttcattatttttaccaTCTGTAATTACCATTCTGAGAATaatacaaatgaatgaaaattcaTCAATTATCTATGTTTGTGATATCACTTTAGAAATAAAGCATGTGTGCCAGCTGTTTGGGGATGACTGGTGATTATAATATGTAAATAGTCCGCTGCCCATAAAGGGAAGGAGCTCTCTTCAAAACTACTGCAAGCAAAACTTGTCAATCACCGTCCTGCGTTAGGTCGTTCATTGGCCAAAACCAAAGTGATCTGATTGAAATGGATGATATGAGATACTGAAGGAGTTTAATATAGGACATAAGCAGACGGGAAACAGGGCATTCCGAATCTGTACTTTGCTTCAAGGAACAAATTGTCAATCAGAGTCCAATTCCAGAACCGTGAAAAGAAGCAGAAATGCCATCTCCACAAATCTACAGAAACTGACATGTCCTTTTGAGAACAATCATCGTAGCACAAATCCCACGAGGTCTGAGAGCCCAGAAATGTAAATCTGAATGTCACAGGAACCTTCACACTCTGTAAaagtcatccccccccccaaaaaaaaaacaggtcccCAAATGACAGAGTGATACTTGAAAAGGTGAAGGTCAAACTTCAACTCTCCATAATCGGTATTTTCAAGACATGGGTGGTGAAAGTTGAGCGGGACCCAGGGGCTTCAGAAAGGGGACAAGGGTGCTCTCCATGTCTTCTTGTCCTTAAaccagttctcagcctgtgggtcatgacccccccCAAGAgggccacatatcagatatttacattacaagtcATAACCGTGACAAaatttacagttacaaagtagcgatgaaataatttctttccaGGTTCATAATTTATTGTACAAATTGAGTATTACATGATAAGTTGACATCAGCTTCTTCAAGCATGGGACTTAACAAGTGGGGTTAGGCATTTCAAAATCTGTTTACGATGCTTTTGCAGCCGGAGTTCTCTTAGGCCTTAACTTGAAGTACAAAACCAACAAAGCGATGCCTCCATATGTGGCCAGTACACAGCTGATTCTACCTGTGAGAGTGTAAGAGTTGAAATGCTTTTTAATACCAGTGCACTGGAACTGGCCATCACTTTCTGCACCAGCCATGACTTCAGTCTTAGCCCAAATCACAAATTTCGCAACTGATGTCCTTCAACAGACCCAGCAACCAGCTCAGCCCGACCAGAAGACACACcctgcaatgaaataatttatggttggaaGTTACCATcgcataaggaactgtattaaagggtcacacaaTTAGAAAGGATGAGAACCACAAGCTCAGGCGAAATATTTCCAGAGCCATGGAAATATCCTAGGAGTTTACCTGAAGAAAAGCTTTCAATAGGAAAATGCCCTACTGACCCAGTAGACTCCAGTGACCAGTATTTCTGAGCTACTGATGCcaagaagtaaaaataataacagaacaCATGGCTTTAATCTACAAGTAAGACCTTGgcaatggagaaagagagagaactttgCTTTCCCCCCATATATTCCAACAATGCGATCTGTATTTTCAAATACATAGGATAGTGGCATCAGTTATCTTCTCTAATTGGTTCTCCACTCTTCAAAATGTAAAGGCTGCCAAGAATCACAAATCTCCATGCAGACAATATGAAACAGAGTGCATAATAGTActctgtaaaataatattgttctcAGATAAAATCCCATTAGTATCTCTCTTATGCCTCGAGAATTAACCATTGGGCTGGGGAGGACAGCTCGTTCAGCATGGTGACTGCAAAGCAGgtatgaagacttgagtttaatttccagaacccacgtcaaaaaaaaaaaatggacaaggTGACATGCACGtagaatcccagcactaaagaggcaaAGGCGAGTGGATCCGTAtgtgctcactggccagtcagcctaccctacttggcaagttccagatcagtgagagactgtcaCTCAAAAGGGGGAGATGAGGGGACAGAAACTCAAAAGCTGACTTTGCTTAGGAGTATGGACTTCACCACTAAAATGGAGCAAATCCGTAGAGTTTAAGGAGTCCATCTTCCTGGGGAGGAGACTGGAAGCTGATCTCTGTGCTTATTATCGCCCTTCAGTACCatcaggtaggtgtgtgtgtgtgtgtgtgtgtgtgtgtgtgtgtgtgtgtgtgtgcaacccATATCTGCTTCCAAGCAAGTAAATGATTCACAAGTAGAAATGCATCAATTTccaatttctctcttttctcaagACACTGGCATCACTTTGGGAAGGCTGGAAGCATTTGCACAATTCTCAACATTAGTGACTATATTAttccttgtaggggaagctgtagccacgccttcttagggggtggctacaggagtacctgagggcttgtgagggtgtggtcagagtgagtagggggactgcgttttcggtttcggtctctctttgcttcttgctgtacagactaccaccggctggctggtccgctctgtaagtaaggcttttccctattaaatacccttatatttctacctgactccgtattggtaatttcttactatatctggtgtcagaagtgggatattggaaacccacaccccatttgggacaggctgtgggttccatcgggcccgccgcctaggcccggaaagcacccactctccacaggcgttcccggctagcagccgacccactgctgctgagctgctcagaaccatccacccagctcagagacagtttctagctgcctagagtccaggTAGGCCTCCGCTTTCAGctgtggcttcccctggcctgcGGGAAAGCCcgaatctgtttcagtggttgtagccgcaaggccgtatactctctaagataagcgcagccacttttgtgacctctctccaccgctgaccgaccgctgccaaacgcctcggaaTAACTAAACGCCTATGCTACCTGctgatcaaatatatttactacatctggagtagaaatcaggtaaaattatggcggaatatttatcatttgctaaaattggtaatatttttgcttattacgtgaattcactgtttgaggaggatgttaatgtgccaattactggcctatatgccataatggcagttagcttgctggtacaaatagtattactagccagaggacacaggaatagggataaggataacctcaccacctgcttgcaggaaataacagctttacgattaggtcagaccacaattgtgcagcaagtggaacagaaattggatgataagcttggctctgtgtccaatacactaaagacagagctgtctgatgagatacagcgtatttatgataagataaacacagagagatcctccatgtctgaggccttagaggctaggctgtcagaagaccatgaccagctaaagaatatctgtagccagctagaaactcagataggcaatgttactcatcaactagatgcaacggtgcaaaatacccagcatagggttgaagaattggacaatgccaatcagttattgaagcatccaaggtagcagatcagaaatttgagtctagatttgaatgtttggaagataatttacagtacagggctgacagattacatagatccatatggtcgattgctgaggactcaaaatcagcaaatcatgacctggaatccagactccaatacctagaaggcagtttccatgccatccagatgctgtctaaggatgatcgtatgaaagacctagaaaaacgtgtagatgagcagttagagcaatttacagattcactaacgtgcttggaatctttacgccccctttccccattgttgtcacttaggatagtgtatatacctagttaggaatagcttatgactttagggtttagttatattttacctttatactgttaagttttaatcctcttttagactaaaaggggaattgtaggggaagctgtagccacgccttcttaggggctggctacaggagtacctgagggcttgtgagggtgtggtcagagtgagtagggggactgcgttttcggtttcggtctctctttgcttcttgctgtacagactaccaccggctggctggtccgctctgtaagtaaggcttttccctattaaatacccttatatttctacctgactccgtattggtaatttcttactataattCCTCTTCGTAAGATTCAGCAGCCACGCAGTTAAAGGAAAGTTATATAAGCATGCCAGTCACAGAGAACATATAGCCGAGGTATACGTATCACAAACTTGACATTGAGcaggaaattaaattaaatgccAAAAGTATTATCAATCCCAAGACAATTAGAAGAGTTCTGTGCAGTCATGAGCAGAAATCCCCAAACGTTATAGCTTTGTCCTGCGGGATTTACCTGCAGAATAGTGTGTTGAGTCCTTCCAGATATTTAACTGCTCACACACACTTTGTTATGTGCATAGCAATAACAAATAAGTTGGTGTACCACTAATTATCTCAGTGCCGGCTTTTCACCATCACTGTCCACTGACTTTCTCTTGCAGAGCTGGTACATCAAAGAACATCCATTAAACTTCATGTGCTTAAAAGCCAACAGAGTTCTGTCATCAGCCACTGTGGTGGAGGAGATAGAGGAGCCCAGCTGGACCACGGAGATGTCTCGTCAGCATCTGCAAGTTTGCTCAGGGCTGAGCTTTTCATCAGCTATGATCTTGGCAAATGTACGCGTGTAATTATCAACTTTTCCAATCAATAGATTTAGGGAGGaccaattttcaaatattttgtacCATGATGCTTGTTTCTGCAAACAGCTTCCTGTATCCACACTTACCTTCATTGCTCACGCCTTCATGGACCAGCCTCCCTGGCTTTAAGATTAACAAGCAAGCCTTTGATGTGCTCTGCTGTTTTTAAACTATAGGTTTGCATCCTAACTAAAAGTCTTTGTGTTTTGCATAACGCAAGTTTTCACTCGTTTTTCTTGGGTTCTTGCTTCTTGCTGTCAACATAAAACACCAATAACCTGTCCTTGGGCTTCACAAAGTTATATAGAGAAATGCATGCACCATTTGGTAAAACACCACAGGCCACCATACCATTAACCCTTTTCCTAACATACTCCTAGGTATTCAACTTgtgctttttaataattttaaaggtgaaacactgaattttctttctttctggaattCATACCATCTCAAGGTTGATACTGTCTACATACTATCTTACATTGACTTTCTATGCTCTATCTTGTCCCTCATAGTTTCCTCTAATTAATTGCATTTTCTcattctgcctctctgtctctctgtatgtgacTATCTGTCTTTATCTCTCACATACTCTCTATTTCTGTCTATGAATCTCTcactctgtctttccctctccttgtggtgatatattatttatgatttattaaagcttgcctgaggactcagaaacaaaagtcagcctcaagctatagagatcaggcagtaaTAATGCACACATTAAATCCCAGGAGTCAGGGgataaaggcagatggatctccctgagttcaaggccacacagggCTACAccagattgaatcagtctaaaaaacgTTACAGAGCTCAtgacttttatcccagcactagagaggtataaaacaTAGGAGcaggtcttcagtagtcagtctcaggattctccagtcgTGTTGAGGAGAGCATACCAACCAGTCTGGGATTGCAATCTGAGATTTGATGGAGCCAGGATCGACttttagtctgaggtagaggtgagagctagtggccggctgctttgcttttctgatcttcagcttggagcttgaaccccaatatcagtctctaggtcttatatttttcatgctacaccccgtcatctctctctctctctctgtctctctctctctctctctgtctctctctctctgtctctctctgtctctctctgtgtctctctctctgtgtctgtctctctctctgtctctctctgtctgtctgtctctgtctctgtctctgtctctctctctctctctctctctctcacacacacacacacacacacacacacacacacacacacacacaaaatatcctttctttttctttgtttagtaCTCTAACTTGAAGGTTTCCACATTtcccttgcttccttcttcctgtgagtCTGACTTACTTTATGGATCCAATAGCTAGCTCTATCTCTTGTTACAAATGAGGATCCAGGTGTTGATCTATCTTTATATAGTAGCTTTTCTTCAGATGAATTGTATCCACTTCCTTGGGAataatgttttgtttcttctcttttttctcctggGTTTCTATCAAGTATACAGGGTACTTTGTGGCTCTCTGTTCACAATTAAGGTTGGAAAAATTAAACAACTAGCTGGCACCTTCATGTCCCTAAAGGAGGCTTACAGAGGACTAGCCATTTCTCTTCAGGATAGCTGGCATTGGGTTAGCAGTCTGCCCTGCTGGACCCCTAAGTGTCCGATCATGAAGATGCCAGTGCTTACAGTGTCTCTAGAAGTTCATGTCCCTTTGCTTGAttgattgtttctttcttttttcctgaacaGAAAATGTGAAACTGTGACCTTCCCCTCCCTCAGAAAGGAGAGTGTAGATAGGACAACTGTTTCATGCAGGAAGTTGCTCTGTACCACCCACCCACAGCCACAAGCCTGTCCATCTCTCCACCAGCTCCATCAGGTCAGCATTCTTGCAGAGCCTACCTACTTCCTGACCCACTTTTCCACAGACTCCTATCTTGAAGAAATCTGTTTAAAATTTGTCTGCTAATGGACTCCTTTCTgttctctttatttctaaaagTTAGACACAAGGTTGGTCTACAGTTTGACCAAAgagtttcatttctgaattttaaattgCGTGCACATTAAGGAAAAGAATAAACTAAGTAAAATATACTAAGATGTGTAGTTGATTGCACAGTTATTAGCTGTGTAATtggaaaataaacatttcctatCCCAGAGTGTTTCTCCattccatcttttcttccaaaaATAACTTTGTGAGTCTACCTACAAGCTTGCAGCACagttctgcctctgtttcttatAGGTTCTCGGGAAGCAGTTCTCTACGTATGGGTCGTGACCACTTTGAGGGTCGAACCACCCTTTCCCAGGGATctcatatcagataccctgcatatcagacatttactaTATGATTCAtgccagtagcaaaattacagttacaaaatagcaatgaaaataattttatggttgggtgtcgCTGCAGCATGAGGAAccgtattaaagggttgcagtattaggaaggttgagagcctcACCTAGTGTTTATTGATAGTCCACATTTGCTGTAGGAGACAGGCTCTTTGACACAGAGGTGTTAGAAACAGGACCAAAGCAAGTACATGAGAATACAGTTGAGGCTTTAATCTGGTCTATGATCCCCACGCAGGGGTCAGTGCTGATCAAAGAGGACATCAGCATTCTCTGAAATAAAGAAGTAGTTTTTTTCCTGGTGAGTGTGGGCAGTCATCATGTTGCTTTGAGGACTTTAGATGGATTTCGTTACTAAAGCAACACAAGGATGGGACTTGAGAGACAACTAAGTCTGTACAAATGTtacctgaggatctgagttccagctcagcatccacataaaagtcAGGAGCCACGgcacacctgaaatctcagtGCTGTGAGGAGAGAAATGAGTAGAGCCCCAAAACTGGCTGTCAACCAGCTTGGCCTAGTCAGTGAGTTGCAGGCAAAGtcagagaccatctcaaaaaacaggGTGGATGTACCCATGAATAATGAAAACTGAGACTGACTGCCAActaccatgtacacacacacagagagagagagagagagagagaggggggggggtgACAGGAGAAAACGCATGCCTGTTTTAAAGGGTAACAAGTAAGAGGCCATGAgttcctctgtcttctgtcttcctgttgtGTCTAGGTGTCTCACACCACAAAACCGAATATATACAGTACCTGTCACATCTCGGCAAGGCAACCACATCTGTTAATATTGCTTGGTTTTAAAAACTTCActaatttaaaacaaacttaAACTTCAACCTCTATTTCCATAGAATTTTAGACAGTATCTGTGTGTATCCATGATGCCATTCCCAAGAACAGGGTGTGACTGTCAGGGCTCAATGCCACATGGCAACACACGAATCTTGAATTAGGATTAAGCATTTGAAGATGACAGATTTTCACCAAGCGCGACCGTCTTCTAACAGTGCTGTCCTGGGGGGCTGTGCGTGCCCCACATCTATTAAGCTGGCCCTGTGTGTCTCAGTCCTCTCTACTTTTCAGAAAACCTGGCTGTCTGGTGCAAAGTATGAAGCTTGCTAACCGTCTTGAGCTGGGTCAT from Cricetulus griseus strain 17A/GY chromosome 10, alternate assembly CriGri-PICRH-1.0, whole genome shotgun sequence includes the following:
- the LOC113837449 gene encoding ATP synthase membrane subunit DAPIT, mitochondrial-like produces the protein MAGAESDGQFQCTGIKKHFNSYTLTGRISCVLATYGGIALLVLYFKLRPKRTPAAKAS